From a region of the Paramagnetospirillum magnetotacticum MS-1 genome:
- a CDS encoding CidA/LrgA family protein — translation MLPYITVLLLCQLAGEVLVRLSGWPLPGPVVGMVLLFTGLVIRGRIPSGLDLAVKAILSNFALLFIPASVGVMVHLKLIAEEALPIAAAVLGSTFATIVVSGLLMQALTKRPKTGGEP, via the coding sequence GTGCTTCCCTATATCACGGTTCTACTGCTCTGCCAGCTTGCCGGTGAAGTGCTGGTCCGCCTTTCCGGCTGGCCCCTGCCCGGCCCGGTGGTGGGCATGGTCTTGCTGTTCACCGGCCTGGTGATCCGGGGCCGGATTCCGTCCGGCCTGGATCTGGCGGTCAAGGCCATCCTGTCCAACTTCGCCTTGCTGTTCATTCCGGCCAGCGTCGGCGTCATGGTCCACCTGAAGCTGATCGCCGAGGAGGCGCTGCCCATCGCGGCGGCGGTGCTGGGCAGCACGTTTGCCACCATCGTGGTGTCCGGGCTGCTGATGCAGGCCCTGACCAAGCGGCCCAAGACGGGGGGCGAGCCATGA
- a CDS encoding orotate phosphoribosyltransferase: MATTVSRTPEQKQAALTTARILLEIKAINFRPEEPYILTSGWASPVYVDCRKVISFPRARTKICELMTKAIMREVGYESTEAIAGGETAGIPYAAWISDRMGLPMLYIRKKPKGFGRNAQIEGDFKDGDRVVLVEDLASDGASKVNFVNALREAGAKVDHSFVVFFYGVFPGAMKSLEEIGVDLGYLCNWWDVLEVVEEEGQFDKKAVEAVRSFLHDPVGWSGLHGGRNA, encoded by the coding sequence ATGGCAACCACCGTTTCGCGTACCCCGGAACAGAAGCAGGCGGCGCTGACCACCGCGCGCATCCTGCTGGAGATCAAGGCGATCAATTTCCGCCCGGAAGAGCCCTATATCCTGACCTCGGGCTGGGCCAGCCCGGTCTATGTGGATTGCCGCAAGGTGATCTCGTTCCCACGTGCGCGGACCAAGATCTGCGAACTGATGACCAAGGCCATCATGCGCGAAGTGGGCTATGAATCCACCGAGGCCATCGCTGGCGGCGAGACGGCGGGCATTCCCTACGCGGCCTGGATTTCCGACCGCATGGGCCTTCCCATGCTCTACATCCGCAAGAAGCCCAAGGGTTTCGGTCGTAACGCCCAGATCGAGGGCGATTTCAAGGACGGCGACCGGGTGGTGCTGGTCGAAGATCTGGCCTCCGACGGCGCCTCCAAGGTCAATTTCGTCAATGCGCTGCGCGAGGCGGGCGCCAAGGTCGACCACTCCTTCGTGGTGTTCTTCTACGGCGTCTTCCCCGGCGCCATGAAGAGCCTGGAGGAGATCGGCGTCGATCTCGGCTATCTGTGCAATTGGTGGGACGTTTTGGAAGTGGTCGAGGAAGAAGGCCAGTTCGACAAGAAGGCCGTCGAGGCCGTGCGCTCCTTCCTCCACGATCCCGTGGGCTGGTCCGGCCTGCACGGCGGCCGTAACGCCTGA
- a CDS encoding ATP-binding protein has translation MAYARFVGWIRVLPIAWRIPLVVALNVCVALAVGGLGWHAASVMDSDLDELRTVQHRTSALAEIDIRASRLQGMIRQYLANPTDDLLKDAMRRSEELFVAMGDATAHEKPLSEDASAMHQAARRFVSGFQTLKAINADILRLYESDVLQSTSEMSGLYAILNSTARSRGNDPLSPALVKSHENFVEALISINAFYFNGVGAGAINAHASLQRVTDTVPALTQLASSDLQRDALAVIGTRARTLSAAIDAIARGFDERSRILTDEVDASQAVMSAAIDRLTIQGRDREEKLQRRSRHQLLRLAVAGAGAALVLLLVGAWVSWMIGQSIRSPLQRLRETMEAGAGGDWSREVEGRELQDELAAMARTVEVFKRNSMEKQRLEAERAEAGRRAEEANRSTLQDLLAQMEAHEHSSSFAQPVAAAPETEAAEIAAAFNRVLAKFHEANRGRDSAIQALTIAKESAEAANVAKSAFLAAMSHEIRTPMNGVIGMIELLDHTELDSDQRDLVSTTRDSGLALLRILDDVLDFSKIEAGRLELEQEPVRLDRMVDSVVQTISPAAAAKSLSISTFVDPGLPPLVLADPVRLRQILFNLAGNAVKFTAQGLVAIHVGRCGTDEQGRVMVSIRVVDTGIGIEDALRDRLFQPFTQAESSTTRRFGGTGLGLSITRRLVDLMDGTAGFESEPNVGSSFWCRLPLPTAEDAAPDNLAEQTEAAFMGLRILIVDPDTEERTLAALVTEQGGAAVVRVPGPREAEAASAKATATQAPFDLALIAADSLSPGQLAPMGTTPLLFIGGRDGAERFQLERLPNCLGFLGRPLSRAQIVAAVTRVVGPSAQPRPASPPQPPPAPRPTSWTGAPILVAEDHPVNQQVIRRQLHLLGFAAEVFPDGSAALAAWRARPYSLVLTDCHMPIMDGFQLTAAIRAEEEGKGRHTPILALTANALAGEAERCLEAGMDSYLSKPVELPQLQEALTNLLSDYAKG, from the coding sequence ATGGCGTATGCGCGCTTCGTTGGTTGGATCAGAGTATTGCCCATCGCCTGGCGTATTCCGCTGGTGGTGGCTCTCAATGTTTGCGTGGCCCTGGCGGTGGGCGGCCTGGGCTGGCACGCCGCCTCGGTCATGGATTCCGACCTGGACGAGTTGCGGACCGTCCAGCACCGCACCAGCGCCCTGGCCGAGATCGACATCCGCGCCTCGCGCCTCCAGGGCATGATCCGCCAGTATCTGGCCAATCCCACCGACGACCTTTTGAAGGACGCCATGCGCCGCTCGGAAGAGCTGTTCGTGGCCATGGGCGACGCCACCGCCCATGAAAAGCCGCTGTCCGAGGATGCCAGCGCCATGCATCAGGCGGCGCGGCGCTTCGTGTCGGGTTTCCAGACGCTGAAGGCCATCAACGCCGACATCTTGCGCCTATATGAAAGCGACGTGCTGCAATCGACCAGCGAGATGTCCGGCCTTTACGCCATTCTCAACTCCACCGCCCGTTCACGTGGCAACGACCCCTTGAGCCCGGCCCTGGTCAAATCCCACGAGAATTTCGTCGAAGCCCTGATTTCCATCAACGCCTTCTACTTCAACGGCGTGGGGGCGGGCGCCATCAACGCCCATGCCAGCCTGCAACGGGTGACCGATACCGTCCCCGCCCTGACCCAACTGGCCAGCAGCGACCTGCAGCGCGACGCCCTGGCGGTGATCGGCACAAGGGCGCGCACCCTGTCGGCAGCCATCGACGCCATCGCGCGCGGCTTTGACGAGCGCTCGCGCATCCTCACCGATGAGGTGGACGCCAGTCAGGCGGTCATGTCGGCGGCCATCGACCGGCTGACCATCCAGGGCCGTGACCGCGAGGAAAAGCTGCAGCGCCGTTCGCGGCATCAGTTGCTGCGCCTCGCCGTGGCGGGAGCCGGGGCCGCGCTGGTCCTGCTGCTGGTCGGCGCCTGGGTCAGCTGGATGATCGGGCAATCCATCCGCTCGCCGCTCCAGCGCCTGCGCGAGACCATGGAGGCCGGGGCGGGCGGCGACTGGTCGCGCGAGGTGGAAGGCCGCGAGCTGCAGGACGAACTGGCGGCCATGGCCCGTACCGTCGAGGTGTTCAAGCGCAACTCCATGGAAAAGCAACGCCTCGAGGCCGAACGGGCCGAGGCCGGACGCCGCGCCGAGGAGGCCAACCGCAGCACCCTTCAAGACCTGCTGGCCCAGATGGAGGCCCACGAACACTCCTCCTCCTTCGCCCAGCCGGTGGCCGCCGCCCCGGAGACCGAGGCCGCCGAGATCGCCGCCGCCTTCAATCGTGTCCTGGCCAAGTTCCACGAGGCCAATCGCGGCCGCGATTCGGCCATCCAGGCCCTGACCATCGCCAAGGAAAGCGCCGAAGCGGCCAATGTGGCCAAATCGGCCTTTCTCGCCGCCATGAGCCACGAAATACGCACCCCCATGAATGGGGTGATCGGCATGATCGAACTTCTGGACCACACCGAACTGGACAGTGATCAGCGCGATCTGGTCTCCACCACCCGCGATTCCGGGTTGGCGCTGCTGCGTATTCTTGACGATGTGCTGGATTTCTCGAAGATCGAGGCCGGACGCCTGGAACTGGAACAAGAACCCGTCCGTCTCGACCGCATGGTCGATAGCGTCGTCCAGACCATCAGCCCTGCGGCGGCGGCCAAGTCGCTTTCCATCTCAACCTTCGTCGATCCTGGCCTGCCGCCCCTGGTGCTGGCCGATCCGGTGCGGCTGCGCCAGATTCTGTTCAACCTGGCTGGCAATGCGGTGAAGTTCACCGCCCAGGGGCTGGTCGCCATCCATGTGGGCCGGTGCGGCACGGACGAACAGGGCCGGGTCATGGTTTCCATTCGGGTGGTCGATACCGGTATCGGCATCGAAGATGCCCTGCGCGACCGCCTGTTCCAGCCCTTTACCCAGGCGGAAAGCTCGACCACAAGGCGCTTCGGCGGGACAGGGCTGGGCCTGTCCATTACCCGGCGTCTGGTGGACCTGATGGATGGAACAGCTGGCTTCGAATCCGAACCGAATGTGGGCTCGTCCTTCTGGTGCCGCCTGCCCCTGCCCACCGCCGAGGATGCCGCGCCCGACAATCTCGCCGAGCAAACAGAGGCCGCCTTCATGGGGCTGCGCATTCTGATCGTCGATCCCGATACCGAGGAGCGGACCCTGGCCGCCCTGGTCACCGAGCAAGGCGGCGCCGCCGTGGTCCGCGTTCCCGGCCCCAGGGAGGCCGAAGCCGCCTCCGCCAAGGCCACCGCCACCCAGGCGCCCTTCGACCTCGCCCTGATCGCCGCCGATTCGCTCTCGCCCGGCCAATTGGCTCCCATGGGCACGACCCCCTTGCTGTTCATCGGGGGACGGGATGGAGCGGAACGGTTTCAATTGGAACGACTGCCCAACTGCCTGGGATTCCTCGGCCGTCCGCTCAGCCGCGCCCAGATCGTCGCGGCGGTGACACGGGTGGTGGGGCCATCGGCTCAGCCGCGTCCCGCCAGCCCCCCGCAGCCGCCTCCGGCTCCGCGCCCCACCTCCTGGACCGGCGCCCCCATCCTGGTGGCCGAGGACCACCCGGTGAACCAGCAGGTGATCCGCCGCCAGTTGCATCTGCTGGGTTTCGCCGCCGAGGTTTTTCCCGACGGTTCGGCGGCCCTGGCCGCCTGGCGGGCCAGGCCCTATTCCTTGGTCCTCACCGACTGCCACATGCCCATCATGGACGGGTTTCAGCTCACCGCCGCCATCCGGGCCGAAGAGGAGGGAAAAGGCCGCCATACGCCCATCCTGGCGCTCACCGCCAACGCCTTAGCGGGCGAGGCTGAACGCTGCCTTGAGGCCGGAATGGACTCCTATCTGTCCAAGCCGGTGGAACTCCCCCAATTGCAGGAAGCCCTGACAAACCTCCTTTCGGACTATGCGAAAGGATAA
- a CDS encoding RrF2 family transcriptional regulator, with amino-acid sequence MRLTLHTDYALRVLVHVGRQNGDLVTINEIAERYGISKNHLTKVVHQLGRSGYLETVRGKYGGVRLLRQPEDVKLGQFIRETEDDFALVRCMRCDSPDECRLNAGCIARDALSSGLSAFFKVLDGYTLADMLDNERQAAE; translated from the coding sequence ATGCGTCTCACCCTGCATACGGATTATGCCCTGCGTGTTCTCGTCCATGTGGGGCGGCAGAATGGCGATCTGGTCACCATCAACGAGATCGCCGAGCGCTACGGCATTTCCAAGAACCACCTGACCAAGGTTGTGCACCAGCTGGGGCGCTCGGGATATCTGGAGACTGTGCGGGGCAAGTATGGCGGTGTCCGCCTGCTGCGCCAGCCCGAGGATGTGAAGCTGGGCCAGTTCATCCGCGAGACCGAGGACGATTTCGCGCTGGTCCGCTGCATGCGCTGCGACTCTCCCGACGAATGCCGCCTGAATGCCGGATGTATCGCCCGTGACGCGCTGTCGTCGGGTCTGTCGGCCTTCTTCAAGGTTCTGGACGGTTATACCCTGGCAGACATGCTCGATAACGAGCGCCAGGCGGCGGAATAA
- a CDS encoding SemiSWEET family sugar transporter yields MDWLSPTDLLGSIAGILTTISFVPQVVKTLRSRQTRDISLAMWICFVAGVALWTVYGLLLGAWPIVASNLPTLALAGTILVVKLRNMGKETEGDKPPV; encoded by the coding sequence ATGGACTGGCTTTCACCCACCGACCTGCTAGGTAGCATCGCGGGGATCCTTACGACCATCTCCTTCGTGCCCCAGGTGGTCAAGACCCTGCGTAGCCGTCAGACCAGGGATATATCCCTGGCCATGTGGATTTGCTTCGTCGCCGGTGTGGCGTTGTGGACGGTCTACGGCCTGTTGCTGGGAGCCTGGCCCATCGTGGCGTCCAATCTGCCGACCCTGGCCCTGGCCGGAACCATCCTGGTGGTCAAGCTTCGCAACATGGGTAAGGAAACGGAGGGCGACAAGCCCCCCGTTTGA
- a CDS encoding LrgB family protein, with amino-acid sequence MNGDLASIWVYLSTSPLLGLTSTLIAYQAAMWLFEKGGRSPMLNPILVSVAIIVGFLMATGTEYRTYFDGAQFVHFLLGPATVALAVPLYNQMPILRRAWPAILLVIGVGAVMAGASAVVLAWALGGSEKVLLSLASKSVTIPIAMGITERIGGIPSLTAVMVMLTGIFGAVCGGWILDLFRIKDQAARGLALGIASHGIGTVRALQMSETAGAFGGLAIGLTGLVTAILVPLLVGLLR; translated from the coding sequence ATGAATGGCGACCTCGCCAGCATCTGGGTCTACCTTTCCACCTCGCCGCTATTGGGACTGACCTCGACGCTGATCGCCTATCAGGCGGCCATGTGGCTGTTCGAGAAGGGCGGGCGGTCGCCGATGCTCAATCCCATCCTGGTCTCGGTGGCGATCATCGTGGGCTTTCTGATGGCCACGGGGACCGAGTACCGCACCTATTTCGACGGCGCCCAGTTCGTCCATTTCCTGCTGGGTCCGGCCACCGTCGCTCTGGCGGTGCCGCTTTACAACCAGATGCCCATTCTGCGCCGGGCCTGGCCCGCCATCTTGCTGGTGATCGGCGTGGGCGCGGTCATGGCGGGGGCAAGCGCCGTGGTCCTGGCCTGGGCGCTGGGCGGATCGGAAAAGGTGCTGCTGTCGCTGGCCTCAAAATCGGTGACCATCCCCATCGCCATGGGCATCACCGAGCGGATTGGCGGCATTCCTTCGCTGACCGCCGTCATGGTCATGCTGACCGGTATTTTCGGAGCGGTGTGCGGCGGCTGGATCCTCGATCTGTTCCGCATCAAGGATCAGGCGGCGCGCGGCCTGGCCTTGGGCATCGCGTCCCACGGCATCGGCACGGTGCGCGCCCTTCAGATGAGCGAAACGGCGGGCGCCTTCGGCGGCCTAGCCATCGGACTGACCGGTCTGGTCACGGCAATCCTGGTTCCGCTTCTGGTGGGGTTACTGCGGTAG
- a CDS encoding enoyl-CoA hydratase/isomerase family protein — translation MSDVIQLVRDGAIATVTLNRPDRMNALNLPMWRGLAEAFEAISADKSIHVVILRGAGTKAFAPGADIEEFDTLRATPDQAKAYDLVMRKALDTVRACPQPVIAAIWGPCVGGGLELACCCDIRLSAKSGKFGVPINKISVVMAYPELAQIRRVAGPAAALEILLEGRIMEAEEALSKRLVNRVVDDEALEAELAATAKRIAAGAPLANRWHKAFIARLDDPTPVSEAELDECYRFLDTKDYAEGLAAFRAKRKPVFTAE, via the coding sequence ATGTCCGACGTGATCCAGCTGGTCCGAGACGGCGCCATCGCCACCGTGACCCTGAACCGCCCCGACCGCATGAACGCCCTGAACCTGCCCATGTGGCGCGGTTTGGCCGAGGCTTTCGAGGCCATTTCGGCGGACAAGTCCATCCATGTGGTCATCTTGCGGGGCGCCGGAACCAAGGCCTTCGCGCCCGGTGCCGATATCGAGGAATTCGACACGCTGCGCGCCACCCCCGATCAGGCCAAGGCCTATGATCTGGTCATGCGCAAGGCGTTGGATACGGTGCGCGCCTGTCCCCAGCCGGTGATCGCCGCCATCTGGGGGCCCTGCGTCGGCGGCGGGCTGGAACTGGCGTGCTGCTGCGACATCCGGCTGTCGGCCAAATCGGGCAAGTTCGGTGTTCCCATCAACAAGATCTCGGTGGTGATGGCCTATCCTGAACTGGCCCAGATCCGCCGGGTGGCCGGTCCGGCCGCCGCCTTGGAGATCTTACTGGAAGGCCGGATCATGGAGGCCGAGGAGGCGCTTTCCAAGCGTCTGGTCAACCGGGTGGTCGACGACGAGGCGCTGGAGGCTGAACTGGCCGCCACCGCCAAGCGCATCGCGGCTGGCGCGCCGCTGGCCAATCGCTGGCACAAGGCCTTCATCGCGCGCCTGGACGATCCGACTCCGGTCTCCGAGGCGGAACTGGACGAGTGCTATCGATTCTTGGACACCAAGGATTACGCCGAGGGCCTTGCCGCCTTCCGCGCCAAGCGCAAGCCGGTCTTCACGGCGGAGTAG